One stretch of Prunus persica cultivar Lovell chromosome G1, Prunus_persica_NCBIv2, whole genome shotgun sequence DNA includes these proteins:
- the LOC18793048 gene encoding F-box protein FBW2 — protein sequence MDCLTYIFGELGMESLLSDVPLVCKSWYRASLDPSCWECLIFQEIETSYFGFPVETENWRSVPLLQRFVDEYQIDESRFSVTAFIKCGNLKGVALLRNLVTHKSSVILELIGKWKHLEFLILGSTHRLEEILSRISIHCKDLCALHLGNANIGKDEATAIVSFLPKIKSLFLRRKAEIGRDAHALMAL from the exons ATGGACTGTTTGACGTATATTTTTGGAGAACTTGGTATGGAGTCACTGCTTTCGGATGTGCCTTTGGTATGCAAGTCTTGGTATAGAGCAAGCCTCGATCCTTCATGCTGGGAATGTCTCATTTTTCAAGAAATTGAAACTAGCTATTTTGGTTTTCCCgttgaaactgaaaattggCGCAGTGTCCCCCTTTTGCAAAGATTTGTTGATGAATATCAAATTGATGAGAGTCGTTTCTCTGTCACTGCATTCATAAA GTGTGGTAACCTCAAAGGTGTTGCCTTGCTTAGGAATTTAGTTACCCACAAATCAAGTGTAATCCTTGAGCTAATTGGTAAGTGGAAACATTTGGAGTTTTTGATACTGGGAAGCACTCATCGTTTGGAGGAAATCCTTTCACGGATCAGCATTCACTGCAAGGATTTGTGTGCCTTACATTTGGGGAATGCTAATATCGGTAAAGATGAGGCAACGGCAATTGTTAGCTTCCTGCCCAAGATTAAATCTTTGTTCTTGAGGAGGAAGGCAGAGATTGGTCGGGATGCTCATGCTCTTATGGCGTTGTga
- the LOC18792989 gene encoding F-box/LRR-repeat protein At3g48880: MNGFVKLVVSRSCGNATSVSLPECSDQILKYVANACPGLKALSLPSNSVLLKSNIIMELTEKLKHLESLSLGNSRNIAEILSQISLHCKNFRRLELRDCLIGDEEASSIIKLVLHIQYLVLRCSRIRRGNFITLLQVCKELVYLDASDCRDFEEDYDDILKLASHIAYFSCEGSQLYDSEDNHGRLISDGESSDDD, from the exons ATGAATGGTTTCGTGAAGCTCGTTGTTAGTCGTAGCTGTGGAAATGCTACTTCTGTCAGCCTACCTGAATGTTCTGACCAAATACTGAAATATGTTGCAAATGC GTGTCCTGGCCTGAAAGCTTTATCTTTGCCTAGCAATTCGGTGTTACTAAAATCAAACATAATTATGGAGCTGACTGAAAAGTTGAAACACTTGGAGTCACTGTCTTTGGGAAATAGCAGAAATATTGCTGAAATCCTTTCACAGATCAGCCTTCACTGCAAGAACTTTCGTCGTTTGGAATTGCGTGATTGTTTAATAGGTGATGAAGAGGCATCGTCAATCATCAAATTGGTGCTTCATATTCAGTACTTAGTCTTGAGGTGTTCAAGAATTCGTCGTGGAAATTTTATCACATTACTTCAAGTCTGTAAGGAGCTTGTGTATTTGGATGCCAGTGATTGTCGAGATTTTGAAGAGGATTATGATGACATATTAAAGCTTGCTTCCCATATTGCTTATTTCAGCTGTGAGGGTTCCCAACTCTATGATTCTGAAGATAACCATGGTAGATTGATCTCTGATGGAGAGAGTTCTGATGATGATTAG